A genomic stretch from Setaria italica strain Yugu1 chromosome VII, Setaria_italica_v2.0, whole genome shotgun sequence includes:
- the LOC101757501 gene encoding uncharacterized protein At4g06744 yields MAGPPRASRGLALLCFLFSCAALAAPRAGASRLSREDLDVSLGSGGGVGIGIGIGGGGGGGQGGSSGSSPAPSPSGPRACDFENERLYRAYLVIQQFRQTVTCDPMGITPSWSGTDLCSSYKGFFCERPPNVTDRTIASVDFNGYMLRSDSLQGFINSLPDLALFHANSNDFGGAVPALGGLQYFYELDLSNNRLAPAPFPTDVLGLTNATFIDIRFNSFYGELPAGVFCRFPRIQAIFVNNNQFSGSLPDNIGQSPVNYLSLANNRFTGEIPTSISRNAGTLLEVLFLNNSLSGCLPYELGLLEKATVIDAGTNQLTGTIPASFACLRKVEQLNLADNLLYGEVPDALCRLAFGRLKNLTLSGNYFTSLGSCCWDLIKEGRLNVDRNCIQWAPNQRSHEECAKFQRQTKSCPVNSYLPCRPKYRGSGEPAGAAARAAAEEEDAAAEYRYRTYSALHP; encoded by the coding sequence ATGGCAGGTCCACCACGCGCGTCGCGGGGCCTCGCCCTCCTCTGCTTCCTGTTCTCGTGCGCCGCGCTCGCGGCGCCGCGCGCCGGAGCGAGCCGGCTGAGCCGGGAGGACCTCGACGTCAGcctcggcagcggcgggggtgtcggcatcggcatcggcatcggcggcggcggcggcggcggtcagggaggcagcagtggcagcagcccggcgccgtcgccgtcgggtCCGCGGGCGTGCGACTTCGAGAACGAGCGGCTGTACCGGGCGTACCTGGTGATCCAGCAGTTCAGGCAGACGGTGACGTGCGACCCCATGGGCATCACCCCGAGCTGGAGCGGCACCGACCTGTGCTCCAGCTACAAGGGCTTCTTCTGCGAGCGGCCGCCCAACGTGACGGACCGGACCATCGCGTCTGTCGACTTCAACGGCTACATGCTGCGCTCCGACTCCCTGCAGGGCTTCATCAACAGCCTCCCGGACCTGGCGCTGTTCCACGCCAACTCCAACGACTTCGGCGGCGCCGTGCCGGCGCTCGGCGGCCTGCAGTACTTCTACGAGCTGGACCTGAGCAACAACAGGCTCGCGCCGGCCCCGTTCCCGACCGACGTGCTCGGCCTCACCAACGCCACCTTCATCGACATCAGGTTCAACAGCTTCTACGGCGAGCTCCCCGCCGGCGTCTTCTGCAGGTTCCCGCGGATCCAAGCCATCTTCGTCAACAACAACCAGTTCTCCGGCAGCCTCCCGGACAACATCGGGCAGTCGCCGGTGAACTACCTCTCCCTCGCCAACAACCGGTTCACGGGGGAGATACCAACGTCCATCTCCCGCAACGCCGGCACGCTCCTCGAGGTGCTCTTCCTGAACAACAGCCTGAGCGGGTGCCTCCCCTACGAGCTGGGCCTGCTGGAGAAGGCCACGGTCATCGATGCCGGCACCAACCAGCTCACGGGCACCATCCCGGCGTCGTTCGCGTGCCTGCGCAAGGTTGAGCAGCTCAACCTGGCGGACAACCTCCTGTACGGCGAGGTGCCCGACGCGCTCTGCCGGCTCGCGTTCGGCCGCCTCAAGAACCTCACGCTTTCCGGCAACTACTTCACGTCGCTTGGTTCATGCTGCTGGGACCTGATCAAGGAGGGGAGGCTCAACGTCGACCGCAACTGCATCCAGTGGGCGCCCAACCAGCGCTCGCACGAGGAGTGCGCCAAGTTCCAACGCCAGACCAAGTCCTGCCCCGTCAACAGCTACCTGCCGTGCCGCCCCAAATACCGCGGCTCCGGCGAGCCAGCCGGCGCGgccgcacgggcggcggcggaggaggaggacgcggcggcggagtaCAGGTACCGGACGTACTCGGCTCTGCATCCTTGA